A window of Candidatus Gorgyraea atricola contains these coding sequences:
- the rpmB gene encoding 50S ribosomal protein L28: MSRICAICGKGPRAGSSIARRGLAKKKGGVGKKITGITKRRFLPNLQTIRIVIKGAAKRTKVCTSCIKAGKIQKA; the protein is encoded by the coding sequence ATGTCACGTATATGCGCAATTTGTGGAAAAGGGCCAAGGGCTGGAAGCAGCATCGCAAGACGCGGTCTTGCTAAGAAAAAAGGCGGCGTTGGTAAGAAGATAACAGGTATTACTAAGAGAAGGTTCCTGCCAAATCTACAGACCATTCGCATTGTCATAAAAGGTGCCGCGAAGCGAACAAAGGTCTGCACCTCCTGCATCAAGGCTGGCAAGATCCAGAAGGCTTAA
- a CDS encoding radical SAM protein, whose protein sequence is MQEKIKHAYKLMESCRLCPRNCGVNRLKGEIGFCKAGLLPMVSSFHAHFGEEPPISGRNGSGTIFFTHCSLRCVFCQNHPISQLGEGKEVSVKDLASMMLKLQKQGCHNINFVTPTHYMPQILEAVFIAKENGLKVLLVYNCGGYESIEALKILDGIIDIYMPDMKYSDNKAAKKYSFAPDYFEVSKKVVKEMHRQVGDLKIVKGIAQKGLLIRHLVLPDGLAGSEAIIKELSPKTYINLMAQYYPCHNAFNFPEISRRITRREYLNVIKFAKKKGLFRGFRQVLQTIDRAQIPEWTDNLKP, encoded by the coding sequence ATGCAAGAGAAAATTAAACATGCTTATAAACTCATGGAATCGTGCCGGCTCTGTCCCAGGAACTGCGGGGTGAATAGACTTAAGGGCGAGATCGGCTTTTGTAAGGCTGGTCTTTTGCCAATGGTCTCAAGCTTCCACGCGCATTTTGGAGAAGAGCCTCCGATCTCTGGCCGTAACGGCTCAGGCACGATATTTTTCACACACTGTAGTCTAAGATGTGTATTTTGCCAAAATCATCCTATAAGTCAACTGGGTGAAGGGAAAGAGGTCAGCGTAAAAGACCTGGCCAGTATGATGCTGAAGCTGCAGAAACAAGGTTGTCACAATATAAATTTTGTAACACCCACTCACTACATGCCGCAGATTTTAGAGGCAGTGTTTATTGCAAAAGAGAATGGTTTAAAGGTACTACTTGTATATAACTGCGGCGGCTATGAATCAATAGAAGCGCTTAAAATATTGGACGGTATAATCGACATCTACATGCCAGACATGAAATATTCAGATAATAAAGCCGCGAAGAAATACTCATTTGCGCCAGATTATTTTGAGGTCTCTAAGAAGGTAGTAAAGGAAATGCATCGCCAGGTAGGTGATCTGAAAATAGTAAAAGGCATTGCCCAAAAAGGCCTTTTAATAAGGCACCTTGTCTTACCTGATGGCCTTGCAGGAAGCGAGGCTATAATAAAGGAGTTATCACCTAAAACATACATAAACCTCATGGCACAATATTACCCATGCCATAACGCTTTTAATTTTCCAGAGATCTCCCGCCGCATCACCCGCCGCGAATACCTGAATGTTATAAAGTTCGCTAAGAAAAAAGGCCTCTTCCGAGGCTTCCGCCAGGTCCTCCAAACCATAGACCGCGCCCAAATCCCCGAGTGGACCGACAACCTAAAACCCTAA
- the recG gene encoding ATP-dependent DNA helicase RecG, protein MKDLSISARYVKGVGPSKLKLLNRLDIETIEELIYCLPRRYEDRSKIKKVSETKSGRFETIKVKVLAFGDRTTKRGLNIFKMAVGDSTGVLHATWFNQPYMKDKFEVGQELILYGKVEKPQINNPEYEILTGTKEDSIHMGRIVPIYPLTESLNQRWFRNVLKFTVDEYGGNAVDMLPYEIRRRNDLMLLKGALENAHFPVSEIVLKKAKKRLVFDEFLLLQAGIAMKRASIKIDLTGCAHKLDGDLIGKFKQGLPFEFTKSQVKVLKEIEEDMQNPKPMNRLLQGDVGSGKTIVALCALILTVQNGYQGALMVPTEILADQHYKNISALLKDLGVKVVLLSGDLKSKERDRRKHMIETGEVDLVIGTHALIQQSVRFKRLGLAVIDEQHKFGVSQRALLKSKSVNPDILIMTATPIPRTLSLTVYGDLDTSIIDELPPGRGDTKTLYFEGKNRERSYKIAEEQVVLGRQVYIVYPIIEESKTSDLRAAKKMHAQLSERFSKLNVGILHGKMKSVDKERIMRDFKDKKIGILVSTIVIEVGVDIPNASTMIIEHAERFGLSQLHQLRGRIGRGKYISYCILISDPKSDDAKSRIKAMLETQDGFKIAERDLEIRGPGEFFGTRQHGLPELKIGNIIRDRDILELARKEAFEIVKKDRFLRRPEHRHIRQGLEKKFGMASLELATVG, encoded by the coding sequence ATGAAAGACCTATCTATTTCCGCAAGATATGTTAAAGGTGTGGGGCCTTCGAAGCTAAAGCTTTTGAATAGGCTTGACATTGAGACCATTGAGGAGCTTATCTATTGTCTGCCCCGGAGATATGAGGATAGGAGTAAGATAAAAAAGGTCTCTGAAACAAAGTCTGGCAGGTTTGAGACCATAAAGGTCAAGGTGCTGGCCTTTGGTGATCGTACTACAAAAAGGGGCTTGAATATATTTAAGATGGCAGTAGGAGATTCTACAGGCGTGCTGCATGCAACATGGTTTAACCAGCCGTATATGAAGGATAAGTTTGAGGTAGGACAAGAGCTTATTCTTTACGGAAAAGTAGAAAAGCCGCAGATCAATAATCCTGAGTACGAGATTTTAACAGGTACAAAAGAGGATTCTATTCACATGGGCAGGATCGTGCCGATATACCCTCTTACCGAGAGCTTGAACCAGCGCTGGTTTAGGAATGTCTTGAAATTTACAGTGGATGAATATGGTGGCAATGCAGTGGATATGTTGCCGTATGAAATAAGAAGGCGCAACGATCTAATGCTTCTTAAAGGCGCTTTAGAGAATGCGCATTTCCCAGTGAGTGAGATCGTGCTAAAAAAGGCAAAGAAGAGGCTTGTGTTTGACGAGTTTTTACTGTTGCAGGCAGGCATTGCTATGAAGCGCGCGAGCATTAAAATAGATCTGACAGGCTGTGCGCATAAACTTGATGGGGATTTAATCGGGAAATTTAAACAGGGCCTACCATTTGAATTTACAAAAAGCCAGGTAAAGGTTCTAAAGGAAATAGAAGAGGATATGCAAAACCCCAAGCCCATGAATCGTCTTCTGCAGGGCGACGTGGGCAGTGGAAAGACAATAGTTGCTTTATGCGCGCTTATCCTCACAGTACAGAATGGTTATCAGGGCGCATTAATGGTACCTACTGAGATACTCGCGGACCAGCATTACAAAAATATAAGCGCGCTCCTAAAAGATCTTGGCGTAAAAGTGGTGCTTTTATCAGGCGATTTAAAGTCTAAAGAACGCGATAGGCGAAAGCACATGATAGAGACAGGCGAGGTAGATTTAGTCATTGGCACGCATGCGCTTATCCAGCAAAGCGTGAGATTTAAAAGACTGGGCCTGGCAGTAATAGACGAGCAGCATAAATTCGGTGTTTCACAGCGCGCGCTTTTAAAATCAAAATCCGTAAATCCTGATATCCTTATTATGACAGCTACTCCTATACCAAGGACGCTCAGCCTGACTGTGTATGGCGATCTGGATACTTCTATCATAGATGAATTACCGCCTGGCAGGGGAGATACAAAGACTTTGTATTTCGAAGGAAAAAATAGAGAACGCTCATACAAGATCGCTGAGGAACAAGTAGTGCTTGGTCGACAGGTTTATATAGTTTATCCTATCATCGAGGAATCTAAAACCTCGGACCTAAGGGCAGCAAAAAAGATGCACGCGCAGTTAAGCGAGCGTTTTTCCAAATTAAACGTAGGCATTTTACACGGAAAAATGAAATCAGTTGATAAAGAAAGAATCATGAGAGACTTTAAAGATAAAAAGATAGGCATACTTGTTTCTACTATAGTCATAGAAGTAGGCGTGGATATACCTAACGCATCCACGATGATTATAGAGCATGCTGAGCGATTTGGACTTAGCCAGCTGCATCAGTTAAGGGGCAGGATCGGCCGCGGCAAGTATATTTCTTACTGTATTCTGATTTCAGATCCGAAGAGCGATGATGCAAAGAGCCGCATAAAGGCAATGCTCGAGACACAGGATGGTTTTAAGATAGCGGAGAGAGATCTCGAGATAAGAGGCCCAGGAGAATTTTTCGGCACGCGCCAACACGGCCTTCCAGAACTTAAGATAGGAAATATCATAAGGGATAGAGATATTTTAGAGCTGGCAAGAAAAGAGGCGTTTGAGATAGTAAAGAAGGACAGATTCTTGCGTAGACCGGAACATCGGCATATTCGACAAGGTTTGGAGAAAAAGTTTGGGATGGCGAGTTTGGAGTTGGCAACGGTAGGATAG
- the rsmD gene encoding 16S rRNA (guanine(966)-N(2))-methyltransferase RsmD, which yields MKIIAGKLKGRVIEMPKGIRPTSDKVREALFEILKDRIEGAAFLDLYCGSGAIGIEAFSRGAKSISFVENDARCIAILKKNISLLQLSKINIYARDALRWIKENKEAFDIVFLDPPYYKDMAKKTLIALSDCDILARNALVIIEAYKKDILPEEAGTLKKIRTCKYGDTKLEFYKT from the coding sequence ATGAAAATCATAGCAGGCAAACTTAAAGGTAGAGTTATCGAAATGCCAAAAGGCATTCGGCCTACGTCGGATAAGGTGCGTGAGGCCTTGTTTGAGATACTCAAGGACAGGATAGAGGGAGCCGCCTTTCTTGATCTTTATTGTGGCAGTGGCGCAATAGGCATTGAGGCCTTTTCGCGAGGCGCAAAAAGCATTAGTTTTGTTGAGAACGATGCCAGGTGTATTGCTATATTAAAGAAGAATATATCTTTATTGCAGTTATCTAAAATAAATATATATGCTAGGGACGCGCTAAGGTGGATTAAGGAGAATAAGGAGGCTTTTGACATTGTTTTTCTTGACCCGCCTTACTATAAAGACATGGCCAAAAAGACCTTGATAGCGCTATCTGATTGTGATATACTGGCTCGCAATGCGCTAGTAATAATAGAGGCGTATAAGAAGGATATCCTGCCTGAAGAGGCGGGAACTTTAAAGAAAATACGCACCTGTAAGTACGGCGACACAAAACTGGAGTTCTATAAGACATGA
- the coaD gene encoding pantetheine-phosphate adenylyltransferase, with amino-acid sequence MKKIVVYPGSFDPMTYGHLDIIKRALKISDKVVVAVAHNSEKMPLFDVGERVDLLKRAVKGFKRVEVDDFDGLIVDYVKKKKASVVIRGLRMISDFEYEFQMALTNRKLASNIETIFMMPSESYSYLSSKLIKEAAALGANLKGFVPPFIEKAIKEKLG; translated from the coding sequence ATGAAGAAGATAGTCGTGTATCCTGGCAGTTTTGACCCGATGACCTATGGCCACCTGGACATTATAAAAAGGGCACTGAAGATATCAGATAAGGTAGTGGTGGCAGTCGCGCATAACTCTGAGAAGATGCCGCTTTTTGATGTAGGCGAAAGGGTCGATCTTTTAAAGAGGGCAGTCAAGGGATTTAAGAGGGTAGAGGTGGATGACTTTGACGGGCTGATCGTAGACTATGTCAAAAAAAAGAAGGCATCGGTTGTGATCAGAGGACTTCGCATGATCTCGGATTTTGAATATGAATTCCAGATGGCGCTTACCAATAGAAAGCTTGCCAGTAATATCGAGACCATTTTTATGATGCCCTCAGAGTCTTATTCGTATTTATCAAGCAAATTAATCAAAGAGGCAGCAGCCCTTGGAGCAAATCTAAAAGGTTTTGTCCCTCCCTTTATAGAAAAGGCAATCAAAGAGAAACTAGGATAG
- a CDS encoding phosphate acyltransferase, translated as MGFVEKIYKQAKRAKKRILLPEGKEPRVLKAVDFILKHDICVPVLIAGPDDYKNLDKYVSLYCEIRKHKNVKESDARRLILENPVFYSALAVRAGDADGFVAGASTTTRDVARAAIHCIGPAEGTKTISSSSIVILSDETLGSNGVLVYADSGIIPDPTAEQLCDIAIASAKMAQALLDDEPRVAMLSYSTKGSGGSGKSIEKVRQATKLVMEKEPDIVIDGEIQIDCAVVSSVAKRKDPDGKIKGKANVFIFPNLDAGNIAYKLTERLAKAHVIGPLLQGLKKPASDLSRGCDSQDIVDAVAVTALRAQEV; from the coding sequence ATGGGCTTTGTAGAAAAGATATACAAGCAAGCCAAAAGAGCAAAAAAACGCATACTCCTGCCTGAGGGCAAAGAGCCCCGCGTTTTAAAGGCAGTTGATTTTATATTGAAGCATGATATATGCGTACCTGTTCTTATCGCAGGCCCGGATGATTATAAAAATTTAGATAAGTATGTATCGCTTTATTGCGAGATCCGGAAACATAAAAATGTAAAAGAGAGTGACGCGCGGAGATTGATTTTGGAAAATCCTGTTTTTTATTCCGCGCTCGCAGTACGCGCAGGAGACGCGGATGGTTTTGTGGCAGGCGCATCTACCACTACGCGCGACGTTGCAAGAGCGGCTATCCATTGCATAGGGCCTGCAGAGGGTACGAAAACTATATCGAGCTCAAGCATTGTTATCCTTTCTGATGAGACCCTTGGATCTAACGGGGTCCTTGTATACGCGGACTCAGGTATCATACCTGACCCTACTGCTGAACAGTTATGCGATATCGCGATAGCGTCTGCTAAGATGGCGCAGGCGCTGCTGGATGATGAGCCAAGGGTGGCAATGCTTAGCTATTCCACAAAAGGAAGCGGTGGTTCTGGAAAGAGCATAGAAAAGGTCCGCCAGGCAACGAAACTTGTGATGGAAAAGGAACCGGATATAGTTATAGACGGAGAAATACAGATCGATTGCGCTGTTGTATCTAGTGTGGCTAAAAGAAAAGACCCTGACGGTAAAATAAAAGGCAAGGCAAACGTCTTTATCTTCCCAAATCTGGATGCGGGGAATATAGCTTATAAATTAACAGAGCGGCTTGCAAAGGCCCATGTGATCGGGCCTTTACTGCAAGGTCTTAAGAAACCTGCTAGCGATCTGTCCAGGGGCTGCGATTCACAGGATATCGTTGACGCGGTAGCAGTAACCGCGTTGAGGGCACAAGAAGTTTAA
- a CDS encoding acetate kinase has product MKILVLNSGSSSIKYKLFDISKNKETLLDKGMAERVSDHKEALSLILKKIDSKIEACGHRVVHGGDRFKTAALIDETVMETIEHFSELAPLHNPPALLTINESKKLLPDVPHVAVFDTAFFQTMPECAYLYAIPYALYEKHKIRKYGFHGTSHKYVAGQAARILKKSIDKLKIITCHLGNGCSIAAVKSGKAIDTSMGFTPLEGLIMGTRSGDIDPTIVSYIMKKQGVDIDRAIEILNKESGLLGISGISNDMREIVRKKDDKRSALALKMFAYRIKKYIGAYIASMGGVDAVVFTGGIGENHPNLVKEICKDVVSPKVRILSIPTDEELMIARDTYENICR; this is encoded by the coding sequence ATGAAAATTCTAGTATTAAATAGCGGAAGTTCATCCATAAAATATAAGCTCTTTGACATATCAAAGAATAAAGAAACGCTTTTAGATAAAGGCATGGCGGAGAGAGTTTCTGATCATAAGGAGGCGTTGAGTTTAATATTGAAAAAAATAGATTCAAAGATAGAGGCCTGTGGTCACAGGGTCGTGCATGGCGGGGATAGATTTAAAACAGCAGCACTGATCGATGAAACTGTAATGGAGACAATAGAACATTTTAGTGAATTAGCACCTCTTCATAATCCGCCAGCGCTTCTGACAATAAATGAGTCAAAGAAACTTCTTCCGGATGTGCCGCACGTAGCAGTGTTTGATACAGCCTTTTTTCAGACAATGCCGGAATGCGCGTATCTATATGCTATACCGTATGCGCTTTACGAGAAACACAAGATCCGAAAATATGGTTTTCATGGCACATCTCATAAGTATGTAGCAGGTCAGGCCGCGAGGATCTTGAAAAAGTCCATTGATAAGCTAAAGATCATCACCTGTCATCTGGGGAATGGATGCAGTATAGCTGCTGTTAAAAGCGGCAAGGCCATTGATACAAGTATGGGATTTACGCCTTTGGAAGGCCTTATCATGGGGACGCGCTCAGGAGATATTGATCCGACAATAGTTTCTTATATTATGAAGAAACAGGGCGTGGATATTGATAGGGCGATTGAGATTTTGAACAAGGAGAGCGGGCTTTTAGGTATCTCGGGTATAAGCAATGACATGCGCGAGATAGTAAGAAAAAAAGACGATAAGAGGTCAGCCCTTGCGCTAAAGATGTTTGCGTACAGGATTAAAAAATACATCGGCGCTTATATAGCTTCAATGGGTGGAGTGGATGCAGTGGTCTTTACAGGTGGTATTGGCGAGAATCACCCAAACCTGGTGAAAGAAATATGCAAAGACGTTGTATCGCCAAAGGTCAGGATATTATCGATTCCAACAGATGAGGAATTGATGATCGCGAGAGATACGTATGAAAATATATGTAGATAA
- a CDS encoding DUF177 domain-containing protein, with the protein MKIYVDKILPEGLDLAEKIDPGKISSDLAKQGTAFFDSIDVKARVTKAGMEVFVDISLESPVEYTCSRCLAKIKDTFKKSFNTNYEVHPGDILEIDDDIRQEIMLDSPIKIVCKPDCKGLCPNCGQNFNVDECECKTENRKQKTEDGRQKNLLSDL; encoded by the coding sequence ATGAAAATATATGTAGATAAGATATTGCCAGAGGGATTAGATCTTGCAGAGAAAATAGACCCGGGTAAGATCTCGTCGGATCTGGCAAAGCAGGGCACGGCTTTTTTTGATTCAATAGATGTGAAGGCAAGGGTCACAAAGGCAGGGATGGAGGTCTTTGTCGATATTTCCCTGGAATCACCTGTTGAATATACGTGCAGTCGCTGTCTTGCTAAGATCAAGGATACTTTTAAGAAAAGTTTTAACACCAATTATGAAGTCCATCCAGGAGATATTCTGGAGATAGATGACGACATAAGACAGGAAATAATGCTGGATAGTCCGATAAAGATCGTTTGCAAACCTGATTGTAAAGGGCTATGCCCGAATTGCGGTCAGAATTTCAATGTAGATGAATGTGAGTGCAAAACAGAAAACAGAAAACAGAAGACAGAAGACGGAAGACAGAAAAATCTGTTATCTGACCTCTGA
- the rpmF gene encoding 50S ribosomal protein L32, with the protein MALPKRRHSSSRQGKRRGAQKIHVPSVSVCPDCKAPKLSHRVCPACGFYKGRQVVQIKKKEKEEKK; encoded by the coding sequence ATGGCTTTACCAAAACGAAGACATTCGAGTTCAAGGCAGGGTAAGCGCAGAGGCGCGCAGAAGATCCATGTGCCGAGCGTATCAGTATGTCCGGATTGCAAGGCGCCAAAGTTATCACACAGGGTATGTCCTGCCTGTGGCTTTTACAAAGGCAGACAAGTCGTGCAGATAAAGAAGAAAGAGAAAGAAGAGAAGAAGTAG
- the plsX gene encoding phosphate acyltransferase PlsX has product MIKIALDAMGSDNAPGVDIEGAVLAAREYDHQIILVGQKDLIEKELENHGSIPKNISIEHAPEVIGMHEQPVLSVRRKKHSSIVTLANLAKEKKVDAIVSAGNTGAMVCAATLKCRLLPGIERAGIGIVMPTLRDTALMIDVGANIGAKPKHLLQYAIMGSAYSECILNKKSPKVGLLNIGEEESKGTGFLKEAYGLLELSGLNFIGNIEGRDLFMGDCDVIVCDGLVGNVALKVSESTAHALTEMLKQYLNSSFITRLSAVLGRSAFRLYKKKMDSAEYGGAPLLGINGISIICHGSSSAKAIKNAIRVAGEEFNKNVNQHIVEKIS; this is encoded by the coding sequence ATGATAAAGATAGCTTTAGACGCAATGGGATCGGATAATGCGCCGGGTGTGGATATTGAGGGTGCTGTGCTGGCGGCCCGTGAATATGACCACCAGATAATCCTGGTGGGTCAAAAAGACCTCATTGAAAAGGAACTTGAAAATCACGGATCTATTCCAAAAAATATCTCCATAGAGCATGCCCCAGAGGTCATAGGCATGCACGAGCAGCCCGTTCTTAGCGTCAGAAGAAAAAAACATTCCTCTATTGTGACCCTGGCGAATCTTGCAAAAGAAAAAAAGGTAGACGCTATTGTCAGCGCGGGCAATACAGGCGCAATGGTGTGCGCTGCCACGCTTAAATGCAGGCTTCTTCCTGGAATAGAAAGGGCAGGCATAGGTATTGTCATGCCTACCTTAAGAGATACGGCCTTGATGATAGATGTAGGAGCTAATATAGGCGCTAAGCCCAAGCATCTCCTGCAGTATGCGATAATGGGAAGCGCCTATTCAGAATGTATATTAAATAAAAAATCCCCAAAGGTAGGGCTTCTGAATATCGGAGAGGAAGAATCAAAAGGCACGGGTTTTTTGAAAGAGGCATATGGACTTTTAGAGCTCTCGGGCCTGAATTTTATAGGCAATATCGAGGGCAGGGATCTTTTTATGGGAGATTGCGATGTTATCGTGTGCGATGGCCTGGTCGGGAATGTGGCGCTCAAGGTTTCAGAGAGCACTGCGCACGCCCTTACAGAGATGCTTAAGCAATACCTGAACAGCAGTTTTATTACAAGGCTTTCTGCTGTACTGGGCAGAAGCGCCTTTCGTTTATATAAGAAAAAGATGGATTCTGCCGAGTATGGCGGCGCGCCGCTTTTGGGTATAAATGGGATCTCTATAATATGCCATGGTTCTTCGAGCGCCAAGGCGATCAAGAACGCTATTCGGGTAGCAGGCGAAGAATTCAATAAGAATGTAAATCAACATATAGTTGAGAAGATTTCATAG
- a CDS encoding beta-ketoacyl-ACP synthase III: MQEAGILGLGCYLPPKKLTNSDIEKMVDTTNEWIITRTGIKERRIAPKEVAASDLGVEASKAAIENAGLKPEDIDLIITATITPDMAFPATACIIQDKIGAKNAAAFDINAACTGFVYGIVLAKQFINTGTYNNVLVVGTEKLTSIVDWTDRSTCVLFGDGAGACVVGKSKEKRIVSSFLGADGSGGHLLSMPAGGSRLPATEDTVKNKLHFLKMEGNEVFKIAVRIMVQAADKAIKKVGLKPSDINLVIPHQANIRILMAVAKRLGLPEEKIFLNIEKYGNMSAASTAVALAEAGQQGKLKKGDNVVLVAFGGGLTYGAAVIKW; the protein is encoded by the coding sequence ATGCAGGAAGCTGGGATATTAGGGTTAGGCTGTTATCTACCTCCAAAGAAATTAACGAACAGTGATATCGAAAAAATGGTAGATACAACGAATGAGTGGATAATTACTCGAACAGGCATTAAAGAAAGAAGGATCGCGCCTAAAGAAGTTGCTGCGAGTGATCTTGGCGTCGAGGCGTCCAAGGCTGCTATTGAAAATGCCGGATTAAAACCAGAGGATATTGATTTAATTATTACAGCTACAATAACCCCTGACATGGCATTTCCTGCTACGGCGTGCATTATACAGGATAAGATCGGCGCAAAAAATGCTGCTGCATTTGACATAAACGCTGCATGTACTGGTTTTGTTTATGGTATAGTCCTGGCCAAACAGTTTATTAATACAGGTACATATAATAATGTTTTAGTAGTGGGTACAGAAAAGCTGACGAGCATTGTTGACTGGACAGATAGATCGACCTGTGTATTATTTGGAGATGGCGCAGGCGCGTGTGTAGTGGGAAAGAGTAAAGAAAAGAGGATAGTTTCTAGCTTCCTGGGCGCAGACGGCTCAGGCGGTCATCTTTTAAGTATGCCTGCGGGCGGCTCAAGATTACCTGCTACAGAGGATACAGTTAAAAATAAGCTGCATTTTCTTAAGATGGAAGGAAATGAGGTATTCAAGATCGCAGTCAGGATAATGGTGCAGGCTGCTGACAAGGCGATCAAGAAAGTAGGACTTAAGCCCAGTGATATAAATCTAGTTATCCCTCATCAGGCAAATATCAGGATACTTATGGCAGTTGCAAAGAGATTGGGCCTGCCTGAAGAAAAGATTTTTTTGAATATAGAGAAATACGGAAATATGTCAGCAGCCTCTACAGCAGTTGCGCTGGCAGAAGCAGGCCAGCAGGGTAAGTTAAAGAAGGGCGATAATGTGGTGCTGGTTGCGTTTGGCGGAGGACTTACTTACGGAGCAGCTGTTATAAAATGGTAA
- the fabD gene encoding ACP S-malonyltransferase, whose translation MKNVSYIFPGQSAQHVGMGKDLYENCPEAKDAFDEAEKILPEAGIKKLCFEGPLEELTQTANSQVCILVASVAALKALVTSDKGPHTKIGDFVRGRQGTRVVACAGLSLGELTSLVAAGSIEFADAVRLVRRRGELMEESSRKNPGSMASIIGLALEDLKKVCAETGAEIANLNCPGQIVISGRKESVEKAMPLALEKGAKKAIALKVSGGFHSSLMKEAADLFKIELDKVKFSAPQIGVVSNVTADYEKTPDEIKDNLVKQLFSPVRWEESIKRIASSDGGVDIFFEIGPGKVLKGLLRRIDGNLKVHNIEKVQDIENIKKM comes from the coding sequence ATGAAAAATGTAAGTTATATTTTTCCAGGGCAGAGCGCGCAGCATGTTGGCATGGGCAAGGATCTGTATGAAAATTGCCCTGAGGCAAAAGACGCGTTTGATGAGGCAGAAAAGATTTTACCAGAGGCAGGCATTAAGAAACTCTGCTTTGAGGGACCTCTTGAAGAACTAACTCAGACAGCGAATAGTCAGGTGTGTATTCTTGTGGCTAGTGTGGCGGCGTTGAAGGCATTAGTGACAAGTGACAAGGGACCCCATACGAAAATCGGAGATTTCGTACGGGGCAGGCAAGGGACAAGGGTTGTTGCTTGCGCAGGGCTTAGTTTGGGAGAACTCACGTCGCTTGTGGCTGCAGGAAGTATTGAATTTGCTGATGCTGTGCGCCTCGTTAGACGGCGTGGCGAATTAATGGAAGAGTCGTCCAGGAAGAATCCAGGCAGCATGGCCTCTATAATCGGCCTGGCGCTCGAGGATCTAAAAAAAGTTTGTGCTGAGACAGGCGCTGAGATAGCAAATCTAAATTGCCCTGGCCAGATAGTCATATCCGGGAGAAAAGAATCTGTTGAAAAGGCAATGCCCCTTGCGTTAGAAAAAGGCGCTAAAAAGGCAATAGCCTTAAAAGTGAGCGGAGGATTTCATTCTTCTTTAATGAAGGAGGCAGCAGATCTTTTTAAAATAGAACTGGACAAGGTAAAATTTTCAGCGCCTCAGATAGGTGTTGTCAGTAATGTAACCGCGGATTATGAAAAAACGCCTGACGAGATCAAAGATAATCTCGTTAAACAGCTATTTAGTCCAGTGCGCTGGGAAGAATCTATAAAGAGAATTGCCTCCTCAGATGGGGGCGTTGATATATTTTTTGAAATCGGCCCAGGGAAAGTGCTAAAAGGATTATTGCGTAGAATAGATGGTAATCTAAAGGTCCATAACATAGAAAAAGTACAAGATATAGAAAATATAAAAAAGATGTAG